Within the Corticium candelabrum chromosome 6, ooCorCand1.1, whole genome shotgun sequence genome, the region CGCCTCCTCTGTGACCGTATATGCCGGGTTGATCTAAACTTaccattaacttaattaaatagtatTTGCGTAATTTAGTAAATGCCAATTTAGGACTGAGAAACGGCAAAAACCGCGCTACACTCTGAGAGTGATCCTTACATAAGGAGATCAAATCGAGACGAGACCTCATTACGTCTGTTTTCTAGATTGAAGCTGATGACAAAGCGGCGGTCAATGAAGCGTCTATTTGCCTTTATCTTGCTCCTGGAAAGTGTGAGGAGCCAAGCCTGTAACAAGAGCTTGACACACGCTTGTAGCACGCCCAACTGTCAGGATGGAATCTTTTACAACGTAGTGCTGACGCCCTCTGCAATCTTGGACAACGCCCACGTGGAAGAGGCGTACTCACTAACTGTCACCGGAGAGATTTTGTTTGACAAAAGCACATCTAGATCTACCCGTCTTCTACGCATACCACTAGCTAAAGCAGGTCAACTCAATCAATTTCAAAAGATCTCGGTAGATGTTACTTTCTCACACAGAAATCCTACATCTCCGACTACAGACATGGATCTAGCCGTCTTTCTATCGgacagagtttctgccattgGGTTTCGGAGCCACGACAAAGCAAACTTTTCTCTTTACTGTCCTTTGTGTGCTTGTGAAGGAGTAAGTGCACACAAGCTGTCAGCATTGTCTTGCAATAATATTAACAAAGGAATAACGTCCAACCCAGCCACCGTCCATACTCTGGACTTTAGAATCGATCCACAGCGACCAGCAACAGCAGCCGGTTACAGCAATGTGATGTCAGTCTATCACCAGTACAGCAAGAAGCTTCACCTCGAACGTGGGTTATACCTGGAATTATATCGTGACGACCCAGGAGACACGTACATGGTCAGCTTTATCAAAGCGGAAGCGTAGGTAGAATGCCTCACTTAGGCACTACTGCCATGCCTAACAGATGAATGATGAAAGGTTCGAACCATTTAGGTTGAGTTACATTAAGTAGATAGACGTTTACGGAACGTGATTTTtctaacaacacaaactgttaATTCATATTTTCTAGATGCACGTGTACATTTGTAATGTTCTAGTTACAGAGGTAAATTTTCGTTGACTTTGTAACTGAATTGTGTACATGCGCTCTTGCACAGCCCTTAGACAAGCAATTTATTAGATCTCAAAGAGCGTATATATTATAGCCTAACAGCCAATCGTTGCCTTATAGTACAATATGTAAGCAttacaaaacagaaaaaagtttattttattttggttGAAATAGCCACAAAACCATAAATACGTGAACAAAAAAGACGTTGTGTGCTTGGATAGTTTAAAACTGTGCGAGAATCTGATACTGTTTGACCTATAACAGGGCATGTACCTGCCCCATTCTTCCTCAGTCATGTATCAATTATTCAATTAATACACTATTTTGTTACAGTTGAATAAATTAACACACCATCTTGTTACAGTTGCTGTTGTTATGCATGCCGATGGAGTAAATTGTAGCACCAGATAAAGAAATTGATAATTATTAGAATAGTTATCAGATAGCTAATGTCATGAGAAATCAATAGGGACTAGACTGTCCCAATAACATTTGTAAAGAAGAATCAGACAACGATGTTTAATTGACCCTGAATATTGGTTGAAGACAACATTGATTTCTTTTTTAAAAATGGAGATGGTGTATTAGGaacaccggcgtagcgtcAGGGGGCGGGGGGATGGCGGAGGTTATAGCCCCCCAAACATTTTGAGCGTTTAATTCCGCTTCAAGCAAAACTATATTTTCAAGATATTAAACAATGATTGtccgcttaatctcagagtattgtgttgacgatcgacgacgTTAATCGACTATATCTCTTTGACAGTACACGTCATCATTTCAGTTTAGTAAGACCAGTGTCGAGAAGTTATGGACAAGGAAAGTGggcatgaccatcacttaCTTGAGACGTTTACTACGCTATCCGGCAACggaagagtcaaagaagaccgcatcaaaaaaCGTGCAGAAGCCTGTtcatcaattatttttaagTAAGTGTAAttaaggtcgacaacccgattgaccggagaatggaatcttTTGAGGCTCTGTTACCTAATGACTTGCTTGCACTCTACGGTACTTCCTCTACATTAAGCTAGCCAACTAGCTAacctatattgctcgctattttacgaaatgctaaaattggtcaacgtcgtttgcactgaatcggTTTTCTCGATTCTATTGTCATATCGAAAGGCCATATAATTTGCAATTGACCATCACAGCGAGCTATGAAAACATATTTGGCAcggactgtaacagtgtttccgCTCCTTTGTACGCACAATAACGGCACTCAGTCCCGCAGTATATTTGTACAGTCGCTCTACCCCTATGAGGATAACCTCTATAGCGATATTACCTTTATTACGATAGAAGCTGCTGAGACCAAAATTTCCCAATACCGTACAATACAAAACCTTACCTCTCTAACGATATTTCTATAACGATATTACCCCTATTCCGATTTCTGCCGCTGAAACGAAACGCGTCTGTAGTAGTTGTATAatgatatttattaatattaatgtgcTAAAAGTGCGCACAGTACTGCGAGGTACTTAAAAATGCGAGCTGCGCATGTGCATTGCAACTAACATGGAGTCAAGTGCTGCTGCGGAGGATGCGGAAGACCCAGAAGACACATAGACCCTCCTGTAATCACTGTTTGAGATGCTCGTTGCAAGCCATTTCCACTTTCCTATCACAGAACTTAACTGTACTAAAGAACAAGGAACTTCTGCAGGCAGCTGATGGAATCAAGTCTTCATTAGACAGAATGGTTACTTCtgttcatcatcaacaagcGACCTTGGACCAGTGGATCGATGACTagtgtaatgtaattaattaggctaAACAGTTGGAACATTTAAATGTCACTGAGTATAGTTTATAGTAAGAACTTGTGCACAGACAGTGGTTCAGACTGCATTACCtttataacaatattaatCTTATAACGATATGTTAGCGTGAAACGAAGATATCGTTATAGAGGTAGGGTGACTGTAACctgaaatttataatatttacttAGTTAGATGTATACAGACTGCGAGCTAGtaaagtagaaaatgggcgtggcttcgCATGTAAGAAATTGGCGTGGTCTCCGGTCTAATTATTAGACCCCCAAACAAGAGGACTACGCTACGCCGGTGTTAGGAATGATTATGGGCATTCATGGGTTTGGTAAAGAAGCAGCTAATATTATCTAAAAAGGCCATCCTTAAATTTCTTGTAACatgttgtttgctttctttggAAGATACTTGAACAGATAAATGATGGAATCGATAGGCAAGAATTTTGTTACTACACGATACGGTAGTATATACCTAGTTTTTTTAGCTTGATTAACTAAAAGCATAGCTATAGGTTATCGTATGATGAGCCTGCTACGGTATTAGCGAAGTTATGGTTAGTGGCGCGAGAACGCGGTTCTCTCCTGAGGCTAACATCTTTACGATACGTGTGTAAGTATAAGTGAGTGCGACAGTAACTGGGAGTAACATAGACACTTGCCATGCGATACGTCATAGACACCAACCTGATCGCACATCACGTGATCATAGTATAAATACGTGTATGATAGTTGTGAGTTGTTTGTGGTGGTATTTTCATCTGAATTTTAAGAGTACTGTGTCTTAGCTGCTGGTACTGTACGAATATTATTTTACGTATTGTTGAAAAAGAATCCACATCACAATATTGAATTGCAGAGTAGTCAGTATGGGTATACATTACTTACATGTACTTGATCCTTAGATCTCTCTTCATGCAGGAAAGATTTTAATTGGATCGATAATAGAGGCAATCGACGCCGGCTGCGTTCACACGTTCAGCAAGTTAAATTAAATGAGCATGCAGGGTTTGAAGTTAAATGTTTTTactatttttaattattattttaaactCAAACAGCCTGTGAAGCTGCTGTAGGGTAAAGTCTCGTAAACTCTTAGAAACGGCTTCCTATCAGTATGCAGTACGTAGCGCATACATGAAGAGTCCTCTAGATATTAGAGGCTCTGATGTAGAGTGATCCCAAACAAAATTTATATCAGCGTTGAGTCgccatgtatgtttgtattaaTCTCATGAAATTATAGTTTGTCTGCATGAACAATCCGGAGCTTGATCTCAAAAACTTGCTTGGCGCATGCACATGTTTCCTCATGCAGAGACACTAGGAAAAAAtaaacagaagagaaaagctTTTGGCCTTCCTGCATGGACAGATGGCCTGAATACACTATTGTGATTCTGTTCTCTATGCGTTTGACATGCCATAGAGGCAACCGTGCAGCAAAGCTTGGCTCATGCCGTCGTTCAATTCCGACAACTAATTTGTTACAAGAGGATTCTGTAATTGCCACaaaattatgtgtgtgtggataTTTcttcaataaataaataatctgCTGCACAAAGAGGACTGTTCTGCATAGCCGCTTTGCTTGTTCTtgattattatatatataaaatatatatgtacatttatatatatatatatatatatatatatatatatatatatatatatatatgtatacatacacacacacacacacacacacacacacacacacacacacacacacacacacacaaacaaacacacacacacacacattagatTGTCTTTGCTTAATGTTGTAGTAGTCTACTTGTTTTGGCTGCACTTTTGTTGCTAGGCTACTAATCTGGCATGTGACCTGTATCCAGGATACATACGAGTCACATGGCTACTAGAGACAAAGAAGTTGCTCGACTTCGTGTTAAAGAACGTTTAGTTCTCTACACTACTCCAGTATTGGCATCGGTGGTGCTCACCATCTTTTTTTGGCAACTCAGTCTGCATCAGTCTCGATTGCAAGAGATGGAGAACTTCATGAAAGATTCAATTGCTACTCTTAAAATGCAGCGCCAGGTAACAAAAGACGTCAATTTACGAGATCACGACTTGCTTTTGCGTTACACAAGAAATGACGAAAGTGCGGAGGGTGTACAAACACTAAACGACTATTTTGGTAAAATAGCAGAGCAACAGGTAAGATGACTAAGCAAACATCTTTAGAATTTCCGTAGTAGCTTACAATGCTGTTTTCAATTCCATGCAATACAGTTGACAAAGTTTTTGAAAGCCCGTTGTGTGGATAGTAAGATTCTATGCATGCAAGGTAAGGTCACACATGTTTTACCCACAACAAAGGGACACTTTCTAGCCACACCCTCGAATCTTTCGTCAATTCACTCTCTACATTATATGTATGCAGGTAGCAAAGGCGACAAAGGAGACAGAGGAATAGTAGGTTCTTCAGGTTCTTCAGGTTTAAAAGGCGAGAAGGGTGCAAAGGGAGACTCTGGCTTAAGCAAAGACGATAGCATTGGTACCTTGATTCACGTCTCTAACACCTTCTAAGTGTCACCTGATAGAGTGTTGTTGCGTAGAGCCTCCGATTATTACCAAACAGCCAGTCGATGTTGTAGCGTCGGAGTCTGAAACAGCTGAGTTTCAATGCGCTGCTGAAGGTTTTCCATCGCCACAAATCCGATGGTTGAAGCTACAGTCGACGTTACCGAAATCTCGAGTGACCATGTCAAAGAATAACTCTCTAGCCATTACTAACGTTCATCATCAAGACGCAGGAACGTACGTCTGTTTGGCTGAAAACATTTTTGGTGTAGCTAAGAGCTATGCAACACTAACTATCCAAGGTTGGTGTTCTATCATTTATCCCTTgattcaaacacaaaaactaatATATTGTTTATGCTAATTCTAGTTCCTGTCGAATTTGTTTTGGTTCCTCCATCAGTAGTGACCGTACAAGAAGGACAAGACGTCAAACTAGACTGTTTCGCTAAGGGCGTTCCATCTCCAACAGTCACTTGGTCACGGCGTCACAAAAAGCTGGAGTCCAGCAAAGTAGACACCAATGGAAGTCTTATCATAAAGAGTGTTAGTAAAGACGACAGCGATcaatatacatgtattgcAAAGAACAGTCTAGGGAAGAAAACGTATTCATTTACAATGAACTTGCAACTACCCAATGAAAGTAAGGTCATAGTTGTACCAGTTAGGTTAGGTTGTACATACTTTATCTAAGAGTAGGCATAGTTATATTAttgaataaattatatatgtagacaaacattagtaaaaaataaatatcTGTAATTAATCTTTATTAATCTGTAAGCAATCAATCAATGTGTTCATTCAACAGTTTCGGTATTGTTAAAGTATAGGCATAATATTTTGATTCAAACCAATTACATAAAGGTGAACATTTGCAATAATTGATGTTTTCTGCAGAGTCGTTGGCCAGACCATATGCAGAAATCCAAGTCGAGATTGGCAATGACGTGAGTCTTAAGTGCGACTTGTGTGTCATCCCAGGATTTTCTAtcacttggcagaaagtgaaAGGCAGAATAGCAGCAAACAGAACTGAGCAAACAGATTGTTTACTAATCATCAAAAACGTTACTCGAAATGACACGGGAAATTACTCATGCGTTGCTAAATCGAAAAGTATATATTCGGTCTCAGTTTTGAGACAAGATACTGTACTTGTTGTCAAAGGTACACAAATGCCATTTACTGTacataaattttaaatttgtttttaattattatttgtatttaatgcTAAAAGATTTGACGCAATTTAGGTTATAAAACTCTAGATGCCGACGTTAATAATCATCTAGTTGAACATATTACACAATGAATAGTAATTGTAATTTGCATTAGTGCTGATTTCTACCTGCACTAAACATACACATTGTAAGCtattgacttaattaaattaattaagtgttagTTAGCTTTAGGTTGCTTTTCGGTAATTGTAACTAAATATTTTATGTCATTCTAGAAGCTCCACGTGTAAAAAGCCGTAATCCTCCCTATATGGTTCTCTCGCCGGGAGAAAATGTAACACTAAGTTGCTTTGGTGTTGGCCCTCCAGCTCCTCACGTCTATTGGACAAAAGAATCTCGTCGATTGAAAAGTCACCAAAACGGGCAACTCCGTCTAGTAAATGTCTCTCATCAAGACACAGGTATATATCACTGCCACGTTGTCAATTACTTGGGACGAGATACACAAAGAACAGCTGTCTGTAAGAATTTTTGTAGGACACCCTAATTGATTTAGTAAATGGAAGGTTTGTTTTAAACTTCTAGTGATTGTTATAAATCTAAAGTTTGTCCACCGTCCTTCtgcttctgttgttgtatCCGCTTTAGAAACCATAGCGATAAACTGCACTGCAGAATTGGCGCCAAATATACCAGCAAGTACTAGATGGATATTTCCACATGAACAATGCGGGTTGGGAACAGCTAAAAGAACGGTTTTACATAATGGAACGCTAGTTATACGAGGAGCAACGGCATGGGACAGTGCTACCTATGTATGTTATGTCGGTGCTAAAAGTATTTTGTCGAGTGTTCAATTGAAAGTGGCAGGTAAACAATAATTCATTCGCTAAAGATCTTCTTACTAAATTGGGTTGTTTTTCCGTTGGTTTGCAGTGGATACGAGATGGATGTTGACTGCTGACAGTTGTGGAGGACTTCGTCAGTCTACTTACAACAGCTCGGTTTATTATGCCGTTTCTTCGTCAACTACGTGGGATAAATCTAAATTTTATCATTGTCCTGAGGGATACTATTGGGCGTGCACTGATGAGGGACGGAAAATATTTAAGAAGAATAGCAATTCAGGATCAACATACGTATATTACGGTCAGTGTGGATGGAGTGCCTACAAATTTGCAGGATCAACAAGGTACTATTTCAGATTTCGTGACTCAACATCGACAAATGGTTTCATTCACTCTGGCCACTATGACCAGCATCAAGTAGGAACCACTGCGGACACCAAATACTTTTCTGGAATTGTATGCATTAAAATATAGATTAGTctttgtgattgttgttggtgttgcatttcaaatttgaaTAAATGAAAGTTTCATTATACCTTTTGGCGTTTGTTAAGTTTCTAAATGTAGACGTTTGCTTGTATCA harbors:
- the LOC134180744 gene encoding roundabout homolog 1-like, whose amino-acid sequence is MATRDKEVARLRVKERLVLYTTPVLASVVLTIFFWQLSLHQSRLQEMENFMKDSIATLKMQRQVTKDVNLRDHDLLLRYTRNDESAEGVQTLNDYFGKIAEQQLTKFLKARCVDSKILCMQGSKGDKGDRGIVGSSGSSGLKGEKGAKGDSGLSKDDSIEPPIITKQPVDVVASESETAEFQCAAEGFPSPQIRWLKLQSTLPKSRVTMSKNNSLAITNVHHQDAGTYVCLAENIFGVAKSYATLTIQVPVEFVLVPPSVVTVQEGQDVKLDCFAKGVPSPTVTWSRRHKKLESSKVDTNGSLIIKSVSKDDSDQYTCIAKNSLGKKTYSFTMNLQLPNEKSLARPYAEIQVEIGNDVSLKCDLCVIPGFSITWQKVKGRIAANRTEQTDCLLIIKNVTRNDTGNYSCVAKSKSIYSVSVLRQDTVLVVKEAPRVKSRNPPYMVLSPGENVTLSCFGVGPPAPHVYWTKESRRLKSHQNGQLRLVNVSHQDTGIYHCHVVNYLGRDTQRTAVCKNFCRTP